Proteins from one Patagioenas fasciata isolate bPatFas1 chromosome 6, bPatFas1.hap1, whole genome shotgun sequence genomic window:
- the LPAR3 gene encoding lysophosphatidic acid receptor 3: MNECYYDKRMDFFYNKTNTDTVDEWTGPKLIVVLCFGTFFCLFIFISNSLVIAAVVKNKRFHFPFYYLLANLAAADFFAGIAYVFLMFNTGPVSKTLTVNRWFLRQGLLDTSLTASLVNLLVIAVERHMSIMRMKIHSNLTKKRVTFLIVSIWAIAIFMGAVPTLGWNCLCDITACSSLAPIYSRSYLVFWSVLNLVVFFIVVVVYIRIYMYVQRKTNVLSSHTSGSISRRRTPVKLMKTVMTVLGAFVVCWTPGLVVLLLDGLNCTYCGIQNVKRWFLLLALLNSVMNPIIYSYKDDEMWATMKKMICCSSEDKSQDRRSSRIPSTVLCRSTDTSGHYIEDGIIQGTICGKEDLGDKGNS, translated from the exons ATGAACGAATGCTACTATGATAAGCGCATGGACTTTTTTTATAACAAGACAAATACTGACACAGTAGATGAGTGGACAGGGCCAAAGCTTATTGTTGTTCTGTGTTTTGGGACATTTTTCTGcctcttcattttcatttcaaactCATTGGTCATAGCAGCTGTGGTCAAGAACAAGAGGTTTCATTTTCCCTTTTACTATCTCCTGGCCAACTTAGCTGCTGCAGACTTTTTTGCTGGAATTGCCTATGTCTTCTTGATGTTCAACACTGGCCCAGTGTCTAAGACATTAACTGTTAACCGCTGGTTTTTGCGTCAGGGTCTTCTGGACACCAGCCTGACAGCATCCCTGGTGAATCTCCTCGTCATAGCTGTTGAGCGGCACATGTCGATAATGCGGATGAAGATCCACAGTAATCTCACGAAGAAGAGAGTCACCTTCTTAATTGTATCAATTTGGGCTATTGCTATTTTCATGGGTGCTGTTCCTACCCTGGGTTGGAACTGCCTCTGTGACATTACCGCCTGCTCATCCCTGGCGCCTATTTACAGCAGAAGTTACCTGGTATTCTGGAGTGTCTTAAACCTGGTTGTCTTCTTCATCGTGGTGGTGGTTTACATAAGAATCTATATGTACGTCCAAAGGAAAACTAATGTCTTGTCATCACACACCAGTGGATCCATTAGCCGCAGGAGAACCCCTGTGAAGCTTATGAAGACCGTCATGACTGTCTTAG GTGCCTTTGTTGTCTGTTGGACCCCTGGCCTGGTTGTCTTACTGCTCGATGGTCTGAACTGCACCTACTGTGGGATTCAGAATGTTAAAAGATGGTTTCTTCTGCTGGCCCTGTTGAACTCTGTCATGAATCCAATAATTTATTCATACAAAGATGATGAGATGTGGGCTACCATGAAAAAGATGATTTGCTGCTCTTCCGAGGATAAGAGCCAGGACAGACGCTCCTCGCGGATTCCCTCAACAGTTCTCTGCAGGAGCACAGATACCTCGGGGCACTACATCGAAGATGGCATTATTCAGGGAACAATTTGTGGAAAAGAAGATCTTGGTGACAAAGGAAACTCTTGA